From a region of the Eretmochelys imbricata isolate rEreImb1 chromosome 6, rEreImb1.hap1, whole genome shotgun sequence genome:
- the FKBP3 gene encoding peptidyl-prolyl cis-trans isomerase FKBP3: protein MAAAPPRQWSAEELRSEALPKKDLIKFLQEHAAQAFLAEHKLLGQIKNVAKTATKDQLVTAYNQLFETQRFKGTESADKVTEQVKNVKIDEDKAKETKPEEIVDEGPPKYTKSVLKKGDKTNFPKKGDVVHCWYTGKLQDGTVFDTNIQTSSKKKKGAKPLSFKVGVGKVIRGWDEALLTMTKGEKAHLEIEPEWAYGKKGQPDAKIPPNAKLFFEVELVDID from the exons ATGGCGGCGGCCCCGCCGCGGCAGTGGAGCGCTGAGGAGCTGCGCAGCGAGGCGCTGCCCAAGAAGGACCTGATCAAGTTCCTGCAGGAGCACGCGGCGCAGGCG TTTCTTGCAGAACACAAGTTACTGGGGCAAATAAAAAATGTGGCCAAGACTGCAACCAAGGACCAGTTAGTTACGGCCTATAACCAGCTCTTTGAAACTCAG CGCTTTAAAGGCACAGAGAGTGCAGATAAAGTGACGGAACAGGTAAAGAACGTCAAAATTGATGAAGACAAGGCAAAAGAAACTAAGCCTGAAGAGATTGTTGATGAG GGTCCACCAAAATATACAAAATCAGTTCTGAAAAAGGGGGATAAAACTAACTTTCCCAAAAAAGGAGATGTCGTTCATTGCTGGTATACGGGAAAGTTACAGGATGGGACTGTCTTCGATACCAATATTCAAACAA gttcaaagaagaaaaaaggagcCAAACCTTTAAGCTTCAAAGTTGGCGTAGGAAAAGTTATCAGAGGC TGGGATGAAGCTCTGTTGACAATGACTAAAGGGGAGAAGGCTCATCTGGAAATTGAACCTGAATGGGCTTATGGGAAGAAAGGGCAGCCTGATGCCAA